A part of Solibacillus sp. FSL H8-0538 genomic DNA contains:
- the hisH gene encoding imidazole glycerol phosphate synthase subunit HisH: MKIGVIDYGMGNLFSVEQALKRLNCEVVVTSDVAELRTADALVLPGVGAFPDAMKRLQETNLIPFLYEMKEVNKPLLGICLGMQLLFEESEEVALTKGVGIFKGRIERFHDVSRIPHMGWNELELAQVPNWLKSEATPTDKFVYFVHSFYAANIAKEQLVACADYEGVQVPGIVANGTFTGMQFHPEKSGQFGVYLLAQWLKGVTVTC; the protein is encoded by the coding sequence GTGAAGATTGGTGTAATTGATTATGGCATGGGAAATTTATTTAGCGTGGAACAGGCGTTAAAACGCTTAAACTGTGAAGTGGTTGTCACAAGCGATGTGGCGGAGCTCCGTACAGCAGATGCACTGGTACTACCGGGTGTTGGTGCATTTCCCGACGCAATGAAACGTTTACAAGAGACGAATTTAATTCCATTCCTTTACGAAATGAAGGAAGTGAACAAGCCCCTTTTAGGCATTTGTTTAGGCATGCAATTATTATTCGAGGAAAGTGAGGAAGTCGCTTTAACTAAGGGCGTTGGTATTTTTAAAGGCCGCATTGAACGCTTCCATGATGTTTCACGTATTCCGCATATGGGCTGGAATGAGTTGGAGTTAGCCCAAGTACCAAACTGGCTAAAATCAGAGGCAACTCCGACTGACAAATTCGTCTATTTCGTGCATTCATTTTATGCGGCGAATATTGCCAAGGAGCAGCTTGTAGCATGCGCTGATTACGAAGGTGTACAAGTACCTGGCATTGTTGCAAATGGCACATTTACAGGCATGCAGTTCCATCCAGAAAAATCAGGCCAGTTCGGTGTCTATTTACTAGCACAATGGCTCAAAGGAGTGACAGTTACATGCTAA